TCAGGAAGTTTTCTCTTCCGTTTATTTTATCAAATCGCATGGTCTTGAAAACTTTTTTAAATTAAGAATAATTAAAGATTTAAAAGCTTTAATTAAAAGGTCAATAGTAAAAGAATATCTAAGGGCAGCTATCTATGATACAACTTCTTTGATAACTGCCTTGAGCACATTAGCTGTGATATACATCCTTGGAATTCAAATTATGCACGGCAGAACATCTGTGGGAACGGTCTATGTTGTGATTGCGTATCTAAATATGATTTTTTCGAATATCCAATCTCTCATATATACAAATACAAGGATTCAACAATCAATTGCTATAATTAAAAGAATTTATCATGTTTTAGATACCCCTGTTTCTGGTGAATATCAATGTGGATTAGCACCTCCCGTGGTAAAGAAAGTGCGATATTATAATGTTACGTTTGCCTATGATTCAAAGAAGGAAATATTAAAACAGATAAATTTAGTTTTTAATGAAAATGAAATTACTGCACTGGTGGGGGAGAGTGGTACAGGGAAGACAACTATAATAAATTTGTTGTTAGGATTATACGATTCATATAAAGGGAAAATCTTTCTAAATAACACGGAATTAAGAAGAATTGACAAACGAGCTTTAAGGAGGATGATAAGTTTGGTTCCACAGGAACCGTTCTTGTTTAGCACTACAATCAAAGAGAACATAAAGATGGGAAAACCTGATGCCTCTGATAAAGAAATAGTAGAATCAGCGAGATTGGCTTACGCCCATGATTTTATTAACAATCTTCCCTATCGTTATGAAACGATAGTTGGCGAAAAAGGTGCTAAACTATCGGGCGGTGAAAAACAAAGGATTGCATTAGCACGCGCAATCATAAAGAATCCAAAAATTTTGATTATTGATGAAGGAACTTCCCAAATTGATTCATTTTCAGAAAATCTCATCCAGAAATCTTTGAAGAATTTAAAGCGCGGACGTATCATTATTTTAGTAGCTCATAGGCTTGCCACCATATTAGAAGCCGATATGATATTTGTGTTAGATAAAGGCAAAATTGTTGCTAAAGGAAACCATGATTATTTATTAGAAAACTGTGAATGTTACCGACATCTATTTGAATCTCAGATTGAAGCGCTAACACCAAAAAATTTATCAAAAAATCAGTGACAACATCTGGGGGGGCGTCTTTCATCAAAATAAAATCTTACCCAAATTAAATTTAGATTCTCAGGCGAATAAGAGTATAGTTTTAGAATTGAATTAATCATGCTCTTTACTCCTGTGATCATATCTCTTTCTATGCACTCGGACAATTCAAAGCCCGATTGTATGGCGTATCAATATCATAGGTCTTATAAACCTTGCCCCCAACCCGCACCTTCTTCTGCAGCATCATCTTGGGAATAAAATAATTATGCAAGGTGGAAATCAACGGCATCAACTCTTTTAAAAGCATCCGTATCATAACGACAATAACCAACATACGAACGCACCAAAGTAAAATTCTGACTTTCCACTGTCCTGCCCAAACCATCGTTATTCTGTGCCGTTCTGAATTCAACTCCACATTCCTAACCCGACCTTTGGCTTCTCAAAATGCGGCTCCACCGGAATTTTCTTCTTCAAAACCGAGGCATGCGGATGGGGACGATACCGCCGGGCTATACGATACTGGTCTTTGATTGGTTTTAATAACCGCTCAATCGTTGCCGAACTGATGGTCTTTAAAAGGTCTTTAATTGATTCGGGAATATGTTTTAATGGCTGTAAATCATACCGTTCTTCTTCAGGAAATGTATCAAGATATGTTTGTGCGATACCATTAAAGAGCCAGTCTTGATTGATGGTAATAAAGGCTTTGAGATGGATGCTGGAGCGATAATGAGACAATACCCACAGGGCTTTGAGATAGGGTAATAATTCCTGGGTGTATTTCTTTTTTCGGCCACGTTTATGGACAAAGGTAATAGTTGGGTCACCCACGAGTTTTACACCTTGGGGGGTATAATAGACCTTGCCGGTATGATTAAGAAGTGTAGTGATGTATTTTCTGTGCAAATGGAGGGCCTTTACGAGGTCATCAAGGATTTCTTTTTTCTGCTTTTTTGACGCCTTGCGATAAAGCAAGGCATTTGATTTAATTATTGACCTTTTGGCTTTCATGGTGTATACTTCCTCCGGAATATCTATTGCGATCATAGGGGCTCCTTTCAGGAAATATATACTTGGGAGTCCCTATGTTTTCAAGTACCTGAGTAAGATAATTTATTTTGATTAAATAACCCCATTTCGGTAAGATTATTTTCTTTGAAATATTGTCAATATAACACCTAATAACACTTACATTTTATTTTCTCCATTAAACGGTTATTAACTGGATATTTCCATACTCAATCTTCTTTCGGTGCTTTAAAGCATATTGTATTACCTCGGAGTCCCAGGTCCTAACCTTTGACCGAGTCAGTGAAATTGACTAAAATAATGTGAGGTTTCCTGGGGCTCTTGGTACTCTTTTTTTGTTCGTAAAACCCAATAAGCAAACATCGCTAATTTTCGCGCTGTCGCTATCGCCGCGGTGGCCTTGCCTTTTAAACGACTCTTTTTCTCATAATAGAAACCTAAATAAGGTGAAGACCTTGTCGCCGGATAAACGGCCTCAATAAACGCCCACTTCAACCATTTATTGCAACCCTTGATTAAATGGCCATGATAAATCCGTCCACCAGAGGCATAGATTGAAGGGACTAAACCACAGTAACTCCAGAAATGGCGATAGCTTTTAAAGCGATTAATATCGTCAATTTCCAGGGCAATCAACGGGGCGAAGACCTCACCAATCCCAGGTATGGTCTGTAAAAGTCTTACTCGTTCATCCTGGAATAAATCGTCTTTTATTACTTCGCGCAAGTCCTTTAATAAGGATTCGACATATTGGAGGAGTTGAAGATGCTGTTTGAGGAGCAAAGATTCTTCACCGGGCAGAACCACGGACTCAAGAAATCTTCTGCCTAATCTCCCAAATAAATCAGTAACCGAGGGTAAGGGGATATGATTGCGCTCAAGGAGAATATGAATACGGTTTTTAATCCGGGTTGAAGTATTGACCAGGAAAGTGCGATGTCTAAGCAAGTATTTTTTCACTCTGATTTCTTTGGCTGGGACGTAGACCTCAGGGATATAATTAACCCTTAATAAATGAGCCAGTGTCTTTGCATCAACGGTATCGGTTTTAAGGTGAGCATGGGCAATTGCTTTAACCTTAACAGGATTGGCTAAGAGTACTTTCTCCACCTGGGGCATGCTTTCAAATAAATCATACACCACGCCCCAATTTCTTCCTGCTTCTAAAACCACCTGATAAGTAGAATTGTTTTCCAAAGACGTAAAGAGCTTATGCACCTCCTCTACGGTATTTGCTATTCGCACAATAGTTTTGAACGTGCCATCTTCAGTTGCCACCGCTACCACAGAGTATTTTTTATGTGCATCCACACCAAGATAATATGTCATAAAAACCTCCCTTTTCTAATCTTCTGCAATTATATTCCATTAATAATTAATTCCAATATTTCATTATATCCTTTGATTCAAATCGCATGGTTGACAAACAAAATTTTTTAATTATATTTAAGTGTGATTTTTATGTTTTGCCTTTTCCGGTTCCGTAAAGGAGTACGGAAATGACTCCCCGGGTATTTAGACCCGGTCGGGTCTATGGAAAAGCAGAACCACTAACTTCCACACTATCATACAACAATCTTATAGTTTATTATTCCCAATTATTGCAAAAAAGTCTGCAACCAAGAGTAGATGGTTTTAAGGTTTTGGTTGGGACGCTGGTCGAAAGGAGGCGATATGCCCAATCCCTGGGATAAAATAGTGGGAACAAAAGAATATAATAAAAACTACGAAAGGCTAATCAAGGTTGCCCGTCAAAAAGGCTATGTCTTTAATAAAAAGATAAGCCGGGTAAAAAAGGTGATTGGTCTGATGACAATGAATTATCTTGAATACGGAAAATACTATTGCCCCTGTAAACAGAGTGAACCACCGGACCTGAAAAATGATGTTCTCTGCCCCTGCCCGACACTTGATGAAGAAGTGAAAAAAGATGGACACTGTTTTTGTGAATTATTTTTTAGGAAGGAGAAAAAATAAGACCCTTAGCATTCTTCTTCTCCCTTGAAGGGAGAGAATACAGGTAAGGGTGAAAGGAATTTATATGTCTGGTAACAACTATGAAAAGATGTGGCAAGAATTAGGACTTGATGTAAATTTGCATAACGAAGTCCTCAATTATATCAATAAATGTTTTCAAAATACCGTCGGGAAGCAAAAAAATCGTCCCAAAACGATGGAATATTTTGATAGTGTGCTCCACGAATCGCATGGTGGCAGGGTTGCAGAATTGATTGAAGAAAAATCCAAGGGCAAAAAGATTGTCGGATTTTTCTGTATCTATGTTCCTGAAGAGATAATAATGGCTTTGGATTTAGTGCCAATTGCCCTGTGCGGGGGCACAAATTTTTCTGTTCCTTATGCTGAAAAAATGCTACCCAGGGATATCTGTCCACTTGTAAAATCTACCTTAGGCCTTGCTTTCTCAAAGACCTGCCCTTATGCGCCAATAAAGAGTCTTGCCGTCGGTGAGACAACCTGCGATGCAAAGAAAAAAGTATGGGATATCCTTGCCCAGAAGGTAAATTTCCATATTATGGAATTGCCTCAAAAAAAGAATGTTATCGATGCCAATCTCTGGGAGAATGAAATTCATTTGTTTGCTGAGAATTTGGAGAAACTTGCAGAAAAGAAATTAAACCCATCTGTCTTGAAAGAAAAAATTGAGATAATGAATAATAAACGGAAAGTACTTCAGCGATTGGCTAAACTGAGACTCAAAGAACCAACACCAATCAGTGGTCTTGATACCCTGGTTGTTATGCAGGCAGCATTAAATGATGAACCTGTTCGCTTCACGAAAAAAGTTGAAGAATTGTGTGATGAACTTGAAGACAGAATAAAAAAAGGGATTTCACCATTTTCAGACAAGGCAAAACGAATTATGGTCTCAGGTTGCCCATCGGTTATGGGAAACTGGAAGATCCATTCTTTAATAGAAACTTCAGGGGGTGCAGTAGTAGTTGATGAGACCTGCACCGGTGTGAAATATTTCAAGGACCTTGTTGATACAAAGGCGAATGATGTTGATGGACTCCTTGGTGCAATTGCTGACCGTTACTTAAAGTTAAACTGCTCCTGCTTTACACCGAATAATGACCGCCTTGATATGGCAAGGAATCTGGCAAAAGAAGGAAATGTAAAAGGGGTTGTTCAGTACATCCTTCAGTATTGCCACACTTATAATATCGAAGCTATCAGAATTGAAGGTGCATTAAAACAAGATAACATGCCGAGTTTAAAGATTGTTACCGACTATTCAGAAGAAGATACTGCACAACTACGCACAAGGATTGAAGCGTTCTTAGAGACATTGAAATAATGGGCAATAAAAGGCAATTAGGGGCAATTAAGGGCAATAAAGGCAAATAATGGTTACCGCCGGAATTGACATAGGTTCAAGGACTATTAAGTTTGTGTGTCTTAATGATAATAAAATTTTTGATTACCAGATTACTGATACCACAGTAGAACCACTTAAAAAGATTGAAGAGGTTTTAAAAGACAAGAAATTTGACCAACTTGTAGCAACCGGTTATGGAAGATACCTGATGCAGGAGAATTACAATTGTCCGATTGTAACCGAGATAAAGGCATATGCAACCGGCGCCTATTTTTTCTATCCCGACTGCCGGACCGTCATTGATATTGGTGGGCAGGATACAAAAGTGATAAAAATAAAAAGTGGGGAGGTTGCTGATTTCGAAATGAATGACCGTTGTGCCGCCGGGACCGGAAAATTCCTTGAGGTTATGGCACAGACACTCGGCTACAAAATAGAAGATTTTGGCACCGAAGCCTTGAAAGGTAGTAACTCTATACCAATAAATTCAATGTGCACGG
This portion of the candidate division WOR-3 bacterium genome encodes:
- a CDS encoding ABC transporter ATP-binding protein produces the protein MILFLIDDVFVCKNFTLLKGVAFLYFLNVAISYILLLLQDFWIEKTKQKIKFFILLGLFKHIQLLPISFFRDKESGYLSTRIISDTESLGNIFTDIFTNIATPFFTIIAIISITFAISEILALAMIILIPIYVLMTFLFLRRIRRVTNEVQEAQATMGNKYQEVFSSVYFIKSHGLENFFKLRIIKDLKALIKRSIVKEYLRAAIYDTTSLITALSTLAVIYILGIQIMHGRTSVGTVYVVIAYLNMIFSNIQSLIYTNTRIQQSIAIIKRIYHVLDTPVSGEYQCGLAPPVVKKVRYYNVTFAYDSKKEILKQINLVFNENEITALVGESGTGKTTIINLLLGLYDSYKGKIFLNNTELRRIDKRALRRMISLVPQEPFLFSTTIKENIKMGKPDASDKEIVESARLAYAHDFINNLPYRYETIVGEKGAKLSGGEKQRIALARAIIKNPKILIIDEGTSQIDSFSENLIQKSLKNLKRGRIIILVAHRLATILEADMIFVLDKGKIVAKGNHDYLLENCECYRHLFESQIEALTPKNLSKNQ
- a CDS encoding IS110 family transposase: MTYYLGVDAHKKYSVVAVATEDGTFKTIVRIANTVEEVHKLFTSLENNSTYQVVLEAGRNWGVVYDLFESMPQVEKVLLANPVKVKAIAHAHLKTDTVDAKTLAHLLRVNYIPEVYVPAKEIRVKKYLLRHRTFLVNTSTRIKNRIHILLERNHIPLPSVTDLFGRLGRRFLESVVLPGEESLLLKQHLQLLQYVESLLKDLREVIKDDLFQDERVRLLQTIPGIGEVFAPLIALEIDDINRFKSYRHFWSYCGLVPSIYASGGRIYHGHLIKGCNKWLKWAFIEAVYPATRSSPYLGFYYEKKSRLKGKATAAIATARKLAMFAYWVLRTKKEYQEPQETSHYFSQFH
- a CDS encoding double-cubane-cluster-containing anaerobic reductase; protein product: MSGNNYEKMWQELGLDVNLHNEVLNYINKCFQNTVGKQKNRPKTMEYFDSVLHESHGGRVAELIEEKSKGKKIVGFFCIYVPEEIIMALDLVPIALCGGTNFSVPYAEKMLPRDICPLVKSTLGLAFSKTCPYAPIKSLAVGETTCDAKKKVWDILAQKVNFHIMELPQKKNVIDANLWENEIHLFAENLEKLAEKKLNPSVLKEKIEIMNNKRKVLQRLAKLRLKEPTPISGLDTLVVMQAALNDEPVRFTKKVEELCDELEDRIKKGISPFSDKAKRIMVSGCPSVMGNWKIHSLIETSGGAVVVDETCTGVKYFKDLVDTKANDVDGLLGAIADRYLKLNCSCFTPNNDRLDMARNLAKEGNVKGVVQYILQYCHTYNIEAIRIEGALKQDNMPSLKIVTDYSEEDTAQLRTRIEAFLETLK
- a CDS encoding ferredoxin-thioredoxin reductase catalytic domain-containing protein; the encoded protein is MPNPWDKIVGTKEYNKNYERLIKVARQKGYVFNKKISRVKKVIGLMTMNYLEYGKYYCPCKQSEPPDLKNDVLCPCPTLDEEVKKDGHCFCELFFRKEKK
- a CDS encoding acyl-CoA dehydratase activase, coding for MVTAGIDIGSRTIKFVCLNDNKIFDYQITDTTVEPLKKIEEVLKDKKFDQLVATGYGRYLMQENYNCPIVTEIKAYATGAYFFYPDCRTVIDIGGQDTKVIKIKSGEVADFEMNDRCAAGTGKFLEVMAQTLGYKIEDFGTEALKGSNSIPINSMCTVFAESEVISLIARGEDKKDIALSLHHSIINRVMTMVSRMNPEQKIVFAGGVAKNKCMVQLLKKKLGNILVPEEPQIIGALGAAIIAAKNFEIMTIKERR